One Setaria italica strain Yugu1 chromosome I, Setaria_italica_v2.0, whole genome shotgun sequence DNA window includes the following coding sequences:
- the LOC101775042 gene encoding probable xyloglucan endotransglucosylase/hydrolase protein 30 has product ATALLVLAAAAAAVSGLQAINVTTMAFEEGYAPLFGQDNILRSADDRTVSLLLDRSTGSGFISSSMYQHGFFSASIKLPSDYTAGVVVAFYTSNGDVFEKRHDELDFEFLGNIRGKPWRVQTNLYGNGSVSRGREERYVLPFDPTTEFHRYSILWTAAAVAFYVDDVPVREVRRSAAMGGDFPSKPMSLYATVWDASTWATSGGRYRVNYRYGPFVASFTDLALLGCRADDDPIRMVAGGGPRRGCAAAEAALRASDLAVMTVEKQQAMRRFREQNMVYSYCYDTWRYPVAPPECDVVESERRRFKDSGHLRFALRRRGPRRSRGGGAGRAAAARAAASRAAVDLAAAAKKQAADM; this is encoded by the exons gcgacggcgctgctcgtcctggcggcggcggccgcggccgtgtCCGGGCTCCAGGCGATCAACGTGACGACGATGGCGTTCGAGGAGGGGTACGCGCCGCTGTTCGGGCAGGACAACATCCTCCGCTCCGCCGACGACCGCACCGTCAGCCTCCTGCTCGACCGCTCCACCG GGTCTGGCTTCATCTCGTCGTCCATGTACCAGCACGGCTTCTTCAGCGCGTCCATCAAGCTCCCCTCTGATTAcaccgccggcgtcgtcgtcgccttctACACGTCCAACGGCGACGTGTTCGAGAAGCGCCACGACGAGCTGGACTTCGAGTTCCTGGGCAACATCCGGGGCAAGCCGTGGCGCGTGCAGACCAACCTGTACGGCAACGGCAGCGTGAGCCGCGGGCGGGAGGAGCGCTATGTGCTCCCCTTCGACCCCACCACCGAGTTCCACCGCTACTCCATCCTgtggaccgccgccgccgtcgccttctACGTCGACGACGTCCCGGTCCGCGAGGTTCGCCGCTCGGCCGCCATGGGCGGCGACTTCCCCTCCAAGCCCATGTCGCTGTACGCCACCGTCTGGGATGCCTCCACCTGGGCCACCTCCGGCGGCCGCTACCGTGTCAACTACCGCTACGGGCCCTTCGTCGCCTCCTTCACCGACCTCGCCCTCCTCGGCTGCCGCGCCGACGACGACCCCATCCggatggtggccggcggcgggccgcggcggggttgcgccgccgccgaggcggcccTGCGCGCGTCGGACCTGGCCGTCATGACCGTGGAGAAGCAGCAGGCCATGCGCCGGTTCCGGGAGCAGAACATGGTCTACTCCTACTGCTACGACACGTGGCGCTACCCCGTGGCGCCGCCGGAGTGCGACGTCGTGGAGTCAGAGCGGAGGCGATTCAAGGACAGCGGCCACCTCCGGTTCGCGCTGCGGCGCCGGGGACCGCGCCGCTCCAGGGGCGGTGGCgcagggcgggcggcggcggccagagcAGCGGCTTCCAGGGCCGCCGTggacctcgccgctgccgccaagaAGCAAGCGGCGGACATGTAG
- the LOC101758146 gene encoding ribose-phosphate pyrophosphokinase 1, chloroplastic yields MPLCHSPTPAAVAAAASPIAVRSGGLLRCSRPGPAVVRCKKIDSLRAINGAPPCIPVSDRSLLTPVTLPVFRDPSMRNDTRLRIFSGTANPSLSQEIASYLGLELGKINIKRFADGEIYVQLQESVRGCDVFLVQPTCPPANENLMELLIMIDACRRASAKNITAVIPYFGYARADRKSQGRESIAAKLVANMITEAGANRVLVCDLHSSQAMGYFDIPVDHVYGQPVILDYLASKTICSNDLVVVSPDVGGVARARAFAKKLSDAPLAIVDKRRHGHNVAEVMNLIGDVRGKVAVMMDDMIDTAGTIAKGAELLHQEGAREVYACCTHAVFSPPAIERLSSGLFQEVIITNTIPLKEEKSFPQLTILSVANLLGETIWRVHDDCSVGHEPYSSLDID; encoded by the exons ATGCCGCTCTGCCactcccccacccccgccgccgtcgccgcggcggcatctCCCATCGCCGTGCGCAGCGGGGGCCTCCTCCGCTGCTCGCGCCCAGGCCCCGCCGTCGTG AGATGTAAAAAGATTGATTCTCTGAGGGCAATCAATGGAGCACCACCATGCATTCCAGTGTCCGACAGGTCACTGTTGACTCCTGTAACCTTGCCAGTTTTCCGGGATCCAAGCATGAGAAACGACACAAGGCTGCGTATCTTCTCAGGCACAGCCAACCCTTCCCTTTCCCAG GAGATAGCAAGTTACTTGGGTCTAGAACTTGGGAAGATTAACATAAAAAGGTTCGCGGATGGCGAAATATATGTTCAGTTGCAAGAAAGTGTACGGGGCTGTGATGTTTTCCTTGTGCAACCAACCTGTCCTCCAGCAAATGAAAATCTCATGGAACTTCTGATCATGATCGATGCCTGTAGGAGAGCATCTGCTAAGAATATTACTGCAGTCATCCCTTATTTTGGTTATGCAAGGGCTGACAGGAAG TCTCAAGGCCGGGAATCTATAGCTGCAAAGCTTGTAGCTAATATGATTACAGAAGCTGGTGCTAACCGTGTACTTGTTTGTGATCTTCATTCCAGTCAAGCAATGGGATACTTCGACATCCCAGTAGATCATGTTTATGGTCAG CCTGTTATTCTTGATTATCTCGCCAGCAAGACAATATGTTCAAATGACTTGGTGGTTGTATCTCCTGATGTTGGAGGTGTTGCCAGGGCACGTgcttttgccaaaaagctttcAGATGCACCTCTAGCTATTGTAGATAAAAGAAGGCATGGACACAATGTCGCTGAG GTAATGAATCTTATTGGAGATGTTAGAGGAAAAGTGgctgttatgatggatgatatGATTGACACAGCAG GAACTATTGCCAAAGGAGCTGAGCTACTGCATCAGGAAGGCGCTCGAGAAGTATATGCTTGCTGTACACATGCTGTTTTTAG CCCGCCTGCCATTGAAAGGTTATCAAGTGGTTTGTTTCAAGAAGTAATCATCACAAACACTATCCCACTTAAGGAGGAGAAGAGTTTTCCGCAGCTGACCATTCTTTCAGTCGCGAATCTCTTAGGCGAAACAATCTGGCGTGTTCACGACGATTGCTCG GTTGGTCATGAGCCATACTCCAGCTTGGATATTGACTGA